The Micromonospora sp. NBC_00421 genome contains a region encoding:
- a CDS encoding Gfo/Idh/MocA family protein codes for MSPPAAHRRRHALVGTGARAEMFVRALVTDHADTAELVAFADVNQARMDAHNRWLTELGHPAVPTYRAGDFAAMLAKEQVDVVLVTSVDVTHDEYVVAALRAGCDVVTEKPMTVDAARCRRILDAVAETGRQVTVAFNYRYNPLHEQVRRLLADGAVGEIGSVHFEWLLDVRHGADYFRRWHRDKASSGGLMVHKASHHFDLVNWWLDATPVEVYAAGRLFFYGDAGRRHGYARDYDRAHGSPAADDDPFALRMADHPRLRELYLDAEGEDGYHRDRNVFAPGVSIEDDMAVLARYSTGATMTYHLTAYAPWEGYRVMVNGSRGRLELEVTESDFVSPAAAGALKGAALHGDEAAVEHGEATLTLRPFWAPPTRIPVEGYTRQGHGGADARMTRVIFGGEPDPLGRAATAHDGALALLTGLAANRSFDTGDPVRVADLLTLP; via the coding sequence ATGTCACCACCAGCCGCGCACCGCCGACGGCACGCCCTGGTCGGCACCGGGGCGCGGGCCGAGATGTTCGTCCGCGCCCTCGTCACCGACCACGCCGACACCGCAGAACTGGTCGCCTTCGCCGACGTCAACCAGGCCCGGATGGACGCGCACAACAGGTGGCTGACCGAGTTGGGCCACCCGGCCGTGCCGACCTACCGGGCCGGCGACTTCGCCGCCATGCTCGCCAAGGAGCAGGTCGACGTGGTGCTCGTGACAAGCGTCGACGTCACCCACGACGAGTACGTGGTGGCGGCCCTGCGGGCCGGCTGCGACGTGGTCACCGAGAAGCCGATGACCGTCGACGCGGCCCGCTGCCGGCGCATCCTCGACGCGGTCGCCGAGACCGGCCGGCAGGTCACCGTCGCCTTCAACTACCGCTACAACCCGCTGCACGAGCAGGTCCGGCGGCTGCTCGCCGACGGCGCGGTCGGCGAGATCGGCTCGGTGCACTTCGAGTGGCTGCTCGACGTGCGGCACGGCGCGGACTACTTCCGCCGCTGGCACCGGGACAAGGCCAGCTCCGGCGGGCTGATGGTGCACAAGGCCAGCCACCACTTCGACCTGGTCAACTGGTGGCTCGACGCCACCCCGGTCGAGGTGTACGCGGCCGGCCGGCTCTTCTTCTACGGCGACGCGGGCCGGCGGCACGGCTACGCCCGCGACTACGACCGGGCACACGGCTCCCCCGCCGCCGACGACGACCCGTTCGCCCTGCGGATGGCCGACCACCCCCGGCTGCGCGAGCTCTACCTCGACGCCGAGGGCGAGGACGGCTACCACCGCGACCGCAACGTCTTCGCCCCCGGGGTGAGCATCGAGGACGACATGGCGGTGCTGGCCCGCTACTCCACAGGCGCGACGATGACCTACCACCTCACCGCGTACGCCCCCTGGGAGGGCTACCGGGTGATGGTCAACGGCAGCCGGGGCCGGCTAGAACTGGAGGTGACCGAGAGCGACTTCGTCAGCCCGGCCGCCGCCGGGGCGCTCAAGGGCGCCGCCCTGCACGGCGACGAGGCCGCCGTCGAACACGGCGAGGCCACCCTGACCCTGCGCCCGTTCTGGGCCCCGCCCACCCGGATCCCGGTCGAGGGCTACACCCGGCAGGGCCACGGTGGCGCGGACGCCCGGATGACCCGGGTGATCTTCGGCGGTGAGCCGGACCCGCTGGGCCGGGCCGCCACCGCCCACGACGGGGCGCTGGCCCTGCTCACCGGGCTGGCCGCCAACCGCTCCTTCGACACCGGCGACCCGGTCCGGGTAGCCGACCTGCTCACCCTGCCCTGA